Proteins encoded together in one Sulfitobacter pontiacus window:
- the trpE gene encoding anthranilate synthase component I: MSLTPDYDSFAAGYAAGKNQIVYTRLAADLDTPVSLMLKLTGAAQNAFVLESVTGGEVRGRYSIIGMKPDLIWRCQGTTSAINRSARYDVDAFDDVAGDPLDTLRAVIAESKIDLPDDLPQAAAGLFGYLGYDMIRLVEHLPNVNPDPMGLPDAMMVRPSVIAVLDGVKGEVTIVSPAWVSDGQSAKAAYAQAAERVMDAVRDLERSMPGTSRDLGDAHEESAPVSNFTREGYKSAVEKAREYIVAGDIFQVVPSQRWAQGFSQPPFALYRSLRRTNPSPFMFYFNFGDFHVVGASPEILVRVFGNEITIRPVAGTRRRGATPEEDRALEADLLADQKELAEHLMLLDLGRNDVGRVAKIGTVRPTEEFIVERYSHVMHIVSNVVGELREDRDALDAFFAGMPAGTVSGAPKVRAMEIIDELEPEKRGLYGGGVGYFSAGGDMDMCIALRTAVIKDKTLYIQAGGGVVYDSDAEAEYMETVHKSDAIRRAAADAARFAGQGNS, from the coding sequence ATGTCGTTGACACCCGATTATGACAGCTTTGCCGCAGGCTATGCGGCGGGCAAGAACCAGATCGTTTACACCCGTCTGGCTGCCGATCTGGACACGCCTGTTTCGCTGATGCTCAAGCTCACCGGTGCGGCACAGAACGCCTTTGTGCTGGAATCTGTGACCGGCGGCGAGGTCCGCGGGCGCTATTCGATTATCGGGATGAAGCCCGATCTGATCTGGCGCTGTCAGGGCACCACGTCGGCCATCAACCGTTCGGCCCGCTATGACGTGGATGCCTTCGACGATGTCGCGGGGGATCCGCTGGATACTTTGCGTGCGGTGATCGCGGAGTCGAAGATCGACCTGCCTGATGACCTGCCGCAAGCCGCCGCCGGGCTGTTCGGCTATCTGGGGTATGACATGATCCGGCTGGTGGAACATCTGCCGAATGTGAACCCCGATCCCATGGGGCTGCCCGATGCGATGATGGTGCGCCCCTCGGTGATTGCCGTGCTTGACGGGGTCAAGGGCGAGGTCACGATCGTATCGCCAGCTTGGGTGTCTGACGGGCAATCGGCCAAGGCCGCTTATGCCCAAGCCGCCGAACGCGTGATGGATGCGGTGCGTGATCTGGAACGGTCGATGCCCGGCACCAGCCGTGATCTGGGCGACGCCCACGAAGAATCCGCCCCCGTCAGCAATTTCACCCGCGAAGGCTATAAATCCGCCGTTGAAAAAGCGCGGGAATATATCGTGGCGGGCGACATCTTTCAGGTGGTGCCGTCGCAACGGTGGGCGCAGGGTTTCTCGCAGCCGCCGTTCGCGCTGTATCGCAGTTTGCGCCGGACCAACCCGTCGCCCTTCATGTTCTATTTCAACTTTGGTGATTTCCATGTCGTCGGGGCCTCGCCCGAGATCCTGGTGCGCGTCTTCGGCAACGAGATCACGATCCGCCCCGTTGCAGGCACCCGTCGTCGCGGGGCCACGCCGGAAGAAGACCGCGCGCTGGAGGCTGATCTGCTGGCCGACCAGAAAGAGCTGGCTGAGCATCTGATGCTGCTTGATCTGGGCCGCAATGACGTGGGCCGGGTCGCCAAGATCGGCACCGTGCGCCCGACCGAGGAATTCATCGTCGAACGCTACAGCCACGTGATGCATATCGTGTCCAATGTCGTGGGCGAGCTGCGCGAAGACCGCGATGCGCTGGATGCCTTCTTTGCCGGGATGCCTGCGGGCACAGTGTCAGGTGCACCCAAGGTCCGCGCGATGGAGATTATCGACGAGCTGGAGCCCGAGAAACGCGGGCTCTACGGCGGCGGTGTTGGCTACTTTAGCGCGGGCGGCGACATGGACATGTGCATCGCCCTGCGCACTGCCGTCATCAAGGATAAAACCCTGTATATTCAGGCCGGTGGCGGCGTCGTCTATGACAGCGACGCAGAGGCGGAGTATATGGAGACGGTGCATAAATCCGACGCGATCCGCCGTGCGGCGGCCGATGCAGCACGCTTCGCAGGTCAAGGGAACAGCTGA
- a CDS encoding succinylglutamate desuccinylase/aspartoacylase family protein codes for MPTQAPFEIAGHKVAPGSRAQIDLPISILPDHTPVGLSLEVIHGKRPGPTMFVSAAVHGDELIGVEIVRRLLRAPQLKSLRGTLLVIPVVNSFGFLNRSRYLPDRRDLNRCFPGHPSGSLGSRLAHIFLNDVVLRCDFGIDLHSAAIHRTNLPQVRISPSDAVTRRMAASFAAPVVLTSPLRDGSLRAVAAAKGTPVLLYEAGEGLRFDEMAVRAGVAGILRVMHAEDMLPAKGIAPSRRQSHVCSSSTWLRAPVGGLLRTFRAEGETVKQGDALATVSDPFGKTEEDIIAPHDGILIGRAILPVVNEGDAVFHLAKLLPKAVADTVEDMITQLESDPLFDEDEII; via the coding sequence ATGCCGACCCAAGCCCCGTTCGAGATTGCGGGTCACAAAGTGGCACCCGGCTCTCGGGCACAGATCGACTTGCCGATCTCGATCCTGCCGGACCACACGCCTGTCGGGCTCTCGCTTGAAGTGATCCACGGCAAGCGCCCCGGCCCCACCATGTTTGTCAGCGCCGCTGTTCACGGGGACGAGCTGATCGGGGTCGAGATCGTGCGCCGTCTGCTGCGCGCACCGCAGTTGAAATCCCTGCGGGGGACGCTGCTGGTGATCCCGGTGGTGAACTCTTTCGGCTTCCTAAACCGGTCGCGTTACCTGCCGGACCGGCGCGATCTGAACCGTTGTTTTCCGGGGCACCCGTCTGGGTCTTTGGGGTCACGGCTGGCGCATATCTTTTTGAACGACGTGGTGCTGCGCTGTGATTTCGGAATCGATCTACATTCGGCCGCGATCCACCGGACCAACCTGCCGCAGGTGCGGATCTCTCCATCAGATGCGGTGACGCGGCGCATGGCCGCCAGCTTTGCCGCACCGGTGGTGCTGACCTCGCCCCTGCGCGACGGATCGCTGCGCGCGGTCGCCGCCGCCAAGGGCACGCCGGTGCTGCTGTATGAGGCGGGCGAAGGGCTGCGCTTTGACGAAATGGCCGTGCGCGCGGGCGTTGCGGGTATCTTGCGGGTCATGCATGCCGAAGACATGCTGCCGGCCAAGGGCATCGCCCCTTCGCGCAGGCAATCCCATGTCTGCTCAAGCTCGACCTGGCTGCGCGCGCCTGTAGGTGGGCTGCTGCGTACCTTTAGGGCCGAGGGGGAGACCGTGAAACAGGGCGACGCACTGGCGACAGTCTCTGACCCGTTCGGCAAGACCGAAGAGGATATTATCGCCCCCCATGACGGTATCCTGATCGGCCGCGCGATCCTACCCGTGGTGAACGAGGGCGACGCGGTCTTCCACTTGGCAAAGCTGCTGCCCAAGGCGGTGGCAGACACGGTCGAGGATATGATCACGCAGCTCGAAAGCGACCCACTGTTCGACGAAGACGAGATTATCTAG
- a CDS encoding divergent polysaccharide deacetylase family protein — protein sequence MSRGFIGGILIGAVFSVGVAGVASFMVPMGPAPLQDTPVPSDAPDAERATNAPDIAEPPVVAADETPLTAAEDTNEDVITPEPEPVVEEPVVEEPVVEEPIVEPEPEIVPKAEVTPEVEAPVAQEAVQDTPLEDAPDVAASPETVEPEPQLEPQPEPEVAPTPQPAPQIAQDIDATAPVTVPDAAAPKITLDDPVLPNPMALAPMEPTEPDALGIETRTAPPVTADESVDTPVSPTPDTTPVSPTPDTDVATAPSAPDAQPEEAPADVVFGAPEQRTDGRPTIGTPAAITSERDTGVTINRLPTAQSGEQTAPEAQATAESPAIIRYGQPFANPEGKPLMSVLLMDVGSDLQGGEVGIAALRSFPYPLSFAVDVSLPDAAERMQTYRNEGFEVLAMVDLPQGAQPSDAETTLAVAFSRMPEVIGVLEGLGAGLQPDRATADQVTAILGQGGYGLVTQDKGLNTMPKLAVKEGVPAAPVFRDFDSKGQTPTVIRRFLDQAAFKAGIEGSVIMMGRMRPETISALLVWGLQDRASQVALAPVSAVLKNATPE from the coding sequence ATGTCACGCGGGTTTATTGGCGGCATCCTTATTGGTGCGGTATTCAGTGTCGGCGTCGCCGGTGTCGCGTCCTTCATGGTGCCTATGGGGCCCGCGCCCTTGCAAGACACGCCTGTGCCAAGTGACGCGCCTGACGCAGAGCGCGCGACCAACGCGCCCGATATTGCGGAACCCCCGGTAGTAGCGGCTGATGAAACGCCCCTGACGGCGGCTGAGGACACTAACGAGGATGTGATCACGCCAGAGCCGGAGCCAGTTGTCGAAGAGCCTGTCGTCGAAGAGCCTGTCGTCGAAGAGCCCATCGTTGAACCAGAGCCCGAGATTGTACCTAAAGCCGAGGTCACACCAGAAGTAGAAGCACCGGTCGCGCAAGAGGCTGTGCAAGACACACCTTTAGAGGACGCGCCGGACGTCGCGGCATCGCCTGAGACGGTAGAGCCTGAACCACAGCTTGAACCACAGCCCGAGCCAGAGGTCGCCCCAACGCCGCAGCCCGCGCCGCAGATCGCGCAGGATATCGACGCGACAGCCCCCGTGACCGTGCCCGATGCGGCTGCACCGAAGATCACGCTTGATGATCCTGTCTTGCCCAATCCGATGGCGCTCGCGCCGATGGAACCGACCGAGCCGGATGCGCTTGGCATCGAGACCCGGACAGCACCGCCCGTCACCGCCGACGAAAGCGTCGACACCCCCGTGTCGCCCACGCCGGACACCACCCCCGTGTCGCCCACGCCGGACACCGATGTCGCCACCGCGCCAAGCGCGCCCGACGCGCAACCCGAAGAAGCCCCTGCCGATGTTGTCTTTGGCGCGCCCGAGCAACGCACAGACGGGCGGCCTACAATCGGCACCCCTGCGGCGATCACCTCTGAACGGGATACGGGCGTGACGATCAACCGCCTGCCGACCGCCCAATCGGGCGAACAGACCGCCCCCGAGGCGCAAGCCACCGCAGAAAGCCCCGCCATCATCCGTTATGGCCAGCCTTTCGCGAACCCCGAGGGCAAACCGCTGATGAGCGTCCTGTTGATGGACGTGGGCAGTGATTTGCAAGGGGGCGAGGTCGGTATCGCCGCGCTGCGCAGCTTTCCCTATCCGCTGAGCTTTGCCGTCGACGTCAGCCTGCCCGACGCCGCAGAGCGCATGCAGACCTACCGCAACGAAGGGTTCGAGGTGCTGGCGATGGTCGACCTGCCTCAGGGCGCGCAGCCAAGCGATGCAGAGACCACGCTGGCGGTCGCCTTCTCGCGCATGCCCGAAGTGATCGGCGTGCTGGAAGGGCTGGGTGCCGGGCTGCAACCCGACCGCGCGACAGCAGATCAGGTGACTGCGATCCTTGGGCAGGGGGGCTATGGCCTTGTGACCCAGGACAAGGGGCTGAACACGATGCCCAAGCTTGCAGTGAAAGAGGGCGTGCCCGCTGCACCCGTGTTCCGCGACTTTGACAGCAAGGGGCAGACGCCCACCGTGATCCGGCGGTTCCTTGATCAGGCCGCGTTCAAGGCGGGGATCGAAGGGTCGGTGATCATGATGGGGCGGATGCGGCCCGAGACGATCTCGGCGCTGTTGGTCTGGGGGTTGCAGGACCGTGCCAGCCAAGTTGCACTCGCTCCTGTTTCCGCCGTGCTGAAAAACGCCACGCCTGAATGA
- a CDS encoding aminodeoxychorismate/anthranilate synthase component II has protein sequence MLLLIDNYDSFTYNLVHYLGDLGAEVEIRRNDQIDVQAAMAMNPAGIILSPGPCDPDQAGICLALTAAAAETSTPLLGVCLGHQTLGQAFGGKVVRAGEIVHGKMGMMHHKGQGVFAGLPSPFAATRYHSLIVDRATLPDCLEITAELEDGTIMGLQHRDLPLHGVQFHPESIRSDHGHQMLQNFLNNVKVPA, from the coding sequence ATGCTGCTCTTGATAGATAACTACGATAGCTTCACCTACAACCTCGTACACTATCTGGGTGACCTCGGGGCCGAAGTCGAAATCCGCCGCAACGACCAGATCGACGTGCAGGCCGCGATGGCGATGAACCCCGCGGGGATCATCCTGTCGCCCGGCCCCTGCGACCCGGATCAAGCGGGCATCTGCCTTGCGCTGACGGCAGCCGCCGCCGAAACAAGCACGCCGCTTTTGGGTGTGTGCCTTGGCCATCAGACGCTGGGTCAGGCGTTCGGCGGCAAGGTCGTGCGCGCGGGCGAGATCGTGCACGGCAAGATGGGCATGATGCACCACAAGGGTCAGGGCGTCTTTGCGGGGCTGCCATCGCCCTTTGCCGCGACACGCTATCATTCGCTGATCGTTGACCGCGCCACCCTGCCCGACTGTCTTGAGATCACGGCAGAGCTTGAGGACGGCACGATCATGGGCCTGCAGCACCGCGACCTGCCGCTGCACGGCGTGCAGTTCCACCCGGAATCGATCCGTTCGGATCACGGTCACCAGATGCTGCAAAACTTTCTGAACAACGTAAAGGTGCCCGCATGA
- the trpD gene encoding anthranilate phosphoribosyltransferase yields MSDALKPLIDAAANGPLTRDQAETAFQILFEGEATPSQIGGFLMALRTRGETVDEYAAAAHVMRAKCNPVTAPEGAMDIVGTGGDGKGTLNISTATAFVVAGAGVVVAKHGNRNLSSKSGAADALTQMGLKVMVGPKVVEAALHDAGIGFMMAPMHHPAIAHVMPTRSELGTRTIFNILGPLTNPAGVKRQLTGAYRRDLIRPMAETLGALGSEKAWLVHGSDGTDELTITGTSWIAALNPDGTISEFEITPEDAGLPVHPFEDIVGGTPEENARDFNALLDGTPSAYRDAVLLNSAAALVVADAAPDLKAGVEMARHSIDSGAARDKITQVARITQTA; encoded by the coding sequence ATGAGCGATGCTCTGAAACCTCTGATCGATGCGGCCGCCAATGGCCCGCTGACCCGGGATCAGGCCGAGACCGCGTTCCAGATCCTGTTTGAGGGCGAAGCGACCCCCAGCCAGATCGGTGGTTTCCTGATGGCCCTGCGCACCCGTGGCGAGACGGTGGATGAATATGCTGCCGCCGCCCATGTCATGCGCGCCAAATGTAATCCTGTCACCGCCCCCGAGGGCGCGATGGACATCGTGGGCACCGGCGGCGATGGCAAGGGCACGCTGAATATCTCTACCGCGACGGCCTTCGTCGTGGCCGGCGCGGGCGTCGTGGTGGCGAAACATGGCAACCGCAACCTGTCGTCCAAATCCGGCGCGGCGGATGCGCTGACGCAGATGGGGCTCAAGGTGATGGTCGGACCAAAGGTGGTCGAGGCCGCCCTGCACGATGCCGGCATCGGCTTTATGATGGCCCCGATGCACCATCCCGCGATTGCCCATGTCATGCCCACACGGTCCGAATTGGGCACACGCACGATCTTCAACATCCTCGGCCCGCTGACCAACCCTGCGGGCGTCAAACGGCAGCTGACCGGGGCCTATCGCCGCGATCTGATCCGCCCGATGGCCGAAACACTTGGCGCGCTTGGCTCTGAAAAAGCGTGGCTTGTGCATGGCTCCGACGGGACGGACGAGCTGACGATCACCGGCACCAGCTGGATCGCCGCGCTGAACCCTGATGGCACCATTTCCGAATTCGAGATCACGCCCGAAGACGCGGGCCTTCCGGTCCATCCCTTCGAGGATATCGTCGGCGGCACACCCGAAGAAAACGCACGTGATTTCAACGCGCTGCTGGACGGAACCCCCTCGGCCTACCGCGATGCGGTCTTGCTCAATTCGGCGGCGGCGCTGGTCGTGGCCGATGCCGCGCCCGATCTGAAAGCGGGGGTAGAGATGGCGCGCCACAGCATCGACAGCGGTGCGGCCCGTGACAAGATCACCCAAGTCGCGCGGATCACCCAGACCGCATGA
- a CDS encoding uracil-DNA glycosylase: MSRFDLSRLGAWRDLAFFDDTLPGIAAALAADPRETLPPRPQVFAALEHTQPDAVRVVILGQDPYPTPGHAHGFAFSASADTKPLPRSLSNIYKEMVDDIGACPPDADLRFWADQGVLLLNTTLTVPARDAGGHGKLGWQQLTTQILGRLADRPRAYLLWGAHAQKVARDVDGGANFKLETPHPSPLSARRGFFGSRPFSRCNDWLHAQGQAAINWATPETS; the protein is encoded by the coding sequence ATGAGCCGTTTTGACCTGTCGCGCCTCGGGGCCTGGCGCGACCTTGCGTTCTTTGACGATACCCTGCCCGGCATCGCCGCAGCGCTGGCCGCGGACCCCCGCGAGACGCTGCCGCCCCGACCGCAGGTTTTCGCCGCGCTGGAACATACCCAGCCCGACGCGGTGCGCGTGGTGATCCTGGGGCAGGATCCCTATCCCACCCCCGGCCACGCCCACGGCTTTGCCTTCTCCGCCAGCGCCGATACCAAACCGCTGCCCCGTTCGCTGTCCAATATCTATAAGGAAATGGTGGATGACATCGGCGCCTGCCCACCGGATGCCGATCTGCGGTTCTGGGCGGATCAGGGCGTGCTGTTGTTGAACACCACATTGACCGTGCCTGCGCGGGACGCAGGCGGCCATGGGAAACTGGGCTGGCAGCAGCTGACCACGCAAATTCTTGGCCGCTTGGCCGACCGTCCCCGCGCCTATTTGCTGTGGGGCGCGCATGCGCAAAAGGTCGCGCGGGATGTGGACGGGGGAGCGAACTTCAAACTTGAAACCCCGCACCCGTCGCCCCTGTCCGCACGGCGCGGGTTTTTCGGGTCACGTCCCTTCTCGCGCTGCAATGACTGGTTGCACGCCCAAGGCCAAGCGGCCATAAACTGGGCAACACCGGAGACATCATGA
- the trpC gene encoding indole-3-glycerol phosphate synthase TrpC — MTDTNTGTILDKIKAYKLEEIAADKAAKPLEAVEAEARAASPVRPFADALFDASREGYGLIAEVKKASPSKGLIRADFDPATLAAAYAAGGATCLSVLTDTPSFQGAKEYLVAAREACTLPVLRKDFMYDPYQVAEARALGADCILIIMASVSDAQAIELEDAAAQWGMDALIEVHDKEELDRAAVLKSRMMGINNRNLKTFETTLDTTRRLSKHVDVEKMIVSESGLNTPDDLADMAKYGSRVFLIGESLMRQDDVEVATRNLLATPLRPGGM, encoded by the coding sequence ATGACCGATACCAACACTGGCACCATCCTAGACAAGATCAAAGCCTACAAGCTGGAAGAGATCGCCGCCGACAAGGCCGCCAAACCGCTTGAGGCCGTAGAGGCAGAGGCGCGCGCCGCCTCGCCCGTGCGCCCCTTTGCCGACGCGTTGTTCGACGCCTCGCGCGAGGGGTACGGGCTGATCGCCGAGGTCAAAAAAGCAAGCCCGTCAAAAGGGTTGATCCGCGCCGATTTCGACCCCGCTACACTGGCCGCTGCCTATGCCGCGGGTGGTGCGACCTGCCTGTCGGTGCTGACGGACACGCCCAGCTTTCAGGGGGCCAAGGAATATCTTGTCGCCGCCCGCGAGGCCTGCACCCTGCCCGTGCTGCGCAAGGATTTCATGTACGACCCCTATCAGGTCGCCGAAGCCCGCGCGCTTGGGGCGGATTGTATCCTGATCATCATGGCCTCTGTCAGCGATGCCCAAGCGATCGAGCTTGAGGACGCCGCCGCCCAATGGGGCATGGACGCGCTGATCGAGGTACACGACAAGGAAGAGCTGGACCGCGCCGCCGTGCTGAAAAGCCGCATGATGGGGATCAACAACCGCAACCTCAAAACCTTCGAGACGACGCTTGATACCACGCGCCGCCTGTCGAAACATGTGGATGTGGAAAAGATGATCGTATCGGAAAGCGGGCTGAACACGCCCGACGATCTGGCCGATATGGCGAAATACGGATCGCGGGTGTTCCTGATCGGGGAAAGCCTGATGCGTCAGGACGATGTAGAGGTCGCAACCCGCAATCTGCTGGCCACACCGCTGCGGCCGGGGGGCATGTAA
- the moaC gene encoding cyclic pyranopterin monophosphate synthase MoaC, with the protein MALTHFDGKGDAHMVDVSDKPVTSRVAVAKTHIKMLRETFDIITEGRAKKGDVMGVARLAGIMAAKRTADLIPLCHPLPITKVSVELTPDADLPGLRIAATVKTTGQTGVEMEALTAASVTALTVYDMAKAVDKGMEIGGLRVVLKDGGKSGRYEAE; encoded by the coding sequence ATGGCGCTCACGCATTTTGACGGCAAGGGTGACGCGCATATGGTCGACGTGTCGGACAAGCCCGTGACGTCGCGGGTGGCCGTTGCTAAAACCCACATCAAGATGTTGCGCGAAACCTTTGATATCATTACCGAAGGACGCGCTAAAAAGGGTGACGTCATGGGTGTGGCCCGTCTGGCGGGGATCATGGCTGCAAAACGCACCGCCGATCTGATTCCGCTGTGCCACCCTTTGCCGATCACCAAAGTGTCGGTTGAACTGACACCCGATGCCGACCTGCCCGGCCTGCGCATCGCCGCGACCGTCAAGACCACCGGACAGACCGGCGTCGAGATGGAGGCGCTGACCGCCGCCTCTGTCACCGCGCTGACCGTCTATGACATGGCCAAGGCCGTGGACAAAGGCATGGAAATCGGCGGCCTGCGGGTCGTGCTGAAAGACGGCGGCAAATCGGGCCGATACGAGGCAGAATGA
- the glp gene encoding gephyrin-like molybdotransferase Glp: MISVSDALSHLFDLVTATEVEAVPLRQAAGRVLARDVVATRTQPPFAASSMDGYALRQTEVEPDAMFKVIGEAAAGHRFDGVVKAGQAVRIFTGAPVPEGADFVVIQEDTTRRGDLIMLGHDIGPKTNIRPAGGDFHAGDTMDAPRLLRPADIALLASMNVAMVPVYAKPRVAIIATGDELVQPGEEPNPDQIIASNTYGLAALLEQHGAQCRMIPIARDTVPSLTQAFTMAQDADLIITIGGASVGDHDLVAPVAAQMGMDQSFYKVAMRPGKPLMAGRLRDVPMIGLPGNPVSAMVCGTVFVVPVLRKMLGLPAAPAARVDLPLGVDLPANGPREHYMRAMVRDGAVLPEDNQDSSLLGILSRADVLMVRPPHDGARTAGEIIGCIPL, from the coding sequence ATGATCTCTGTCAGCGACGCCCTGTCGCATCTCTTTGATCTCGTAACCGCCACCGAAGTGGAAGCGGTCCCGCTGCGTCAGGCCGCGGGCCGTGTGCTGGCGCGCGATGTTGTTGCCACCCGCACCCAGCCGCCTTTCGCGGCCTCCTCTATGGATGGCTATGCCCTGCGCCAGACAGAGGTCGAGCCCGACGCGATGTTCAAGGTCATCGGCGAAGCGGCGGCGGGCCATCGGTTTGACGGTGTGGTCAAGGCCGGTCAGGCCGTGCGCATCTTTACCGGTGCCCCAGTCCCCGAAGGCGCTGATTTTGTTGTGATCCAAGAGGATACGACCCGGCGTGGTGATCTGATCATGCTGGGCCATGACATCGGCCCCAAGACCAATATCCGCCCCGCCGGTGGGGATTTCCATGCAGGCGACACGATGGATGCGCCGCGCCTGCTGCGCCCTGCCGATATCGCGCTGCTGGCGTCGATGAATGTGGCGATGGTGCCGGTCTATGCCAAACCACGTGTCGCGATCATCGCCACGGGGGACGAGCTGGTGCAACCCGGCGAGGAGCCGAACCCCGACCAGATCATCGCCTCCAATACCTATGGTCTGGCCGCGCTGCTCGAACAGCATGGTGCGCAGTGCCGCATGATCCCGATTGCCCGCGACACGGTGCCCTCGCTGACCCAAGCCTTCACCATGGCGCAGGATGCCGATCTGATCATCACCATCGGCGGTGCCTCTGTCGGAGACCACGATCTGGTCGCCCCCGTCGCTGCCCAAATGGGGATGGACCAGTCTTTCTACAAAGTCGCGATGCGCCCCGGCAAACCTCTTATGGCGGGGCGGCTGCGTGATGTCCCGATGATCGGCCTGCCAGGCAATCCGGTGTCGGCGATGGTCTGCGGGACGGTCTTTGTCGTGCCGGTGCTGCGCAAGATGCTGGGCCTGCCCGCCGCGCCCGCCGCACGGGTCGATCTGCCGCTTGGCGTCGATCTGCCCGCCAATGGGCCACGCGAACATTATATGCGTGCGATGGTCCGTGACGGTGCCGTCCTGCCCGAAGATAATCAGGACAGTTCGCTGCTGGGTATCCTGTCGCGCGCCGATGTCCTGATGGTCCGCCCGCCCCACGATGGGGCCCGCACTGCCGGAGAGATCATAGGCTGTATTCCCCTCTGA
- the lexA gene encoding transcriptional repressor LexA, translating to MLTKKQLDLLAFIHKRVQRDGVPPSFDEMKEALDLRSKSGIHRLITALEERGFIRRLAHRARAIEVVKLPDSLGSLSGAGFTPRVIDGDRPDGPPPSAAQPVSASSFDVPMMGRIAAGVPIEAISTMTQSVAVPGGMISGSGEHYALEVQGDSMIDAGINDGDVVIIRETSVADDGDIVVALVEDHEATLKKFRRHGSSVALEAANPAYETRVLPSDKVKVQGRLVGLIRTY from the coding sequence ATGCTGACCAAGAAACAACTCGATCTGCTGGCCTTTATTCATAAACGTGTGCAGCGCGACGGCGTGCCGCCCAGCTTTGACGAGATGAAAGAAGCGCTTGATCTGCGGTCCAAATCCGGCATCCACCGTCTGATCACAGCGCTTGAGGAACGCGGATTCATCCGCCGCCTGGCGCACCGCGCCCGCGCGATAGAGGTGGTGAAACTGCCCGATAGCTTGGGCAGCCTGTCCGGTGCGGGCTTTACCCCGCGCGTGATTGACGGCGACCGCCCCGATGGGCCGCCCCCTTCTGCAGCGCAGCCGGTCAGCGCGTCGTCCTTTGATGTGCCGATGATGGGCCGGATCGCCGCCGGTGTCCCGATCGAGGCGATCAGCACTATGACCCAATCCGTCGCCGTCCCCGGCGGGATGATCAGCGGCAGCGGCGAACACTATGCGCTGGAGGTGCAGGGTGATTCCATGATCGACGCAGGGATCAACGATGGCGACGTGGTGATCATCCGCGAAACCTCTGTCGCGGATGATGGGGATATCGTGGTTGCGCTGGTCGAAGACCACGAGGCGACGCTCAAGAAATTCCGCCGTCACGGCAGCTCTGTCGCGCTGGAAGCCGCTAACCCCGCCTATGAAACGCGGGTTCTGCCGTCGGATAAGGTCAAGGTGCAGGGACGTCTGGTCGGGTTGATCCGCACCTACTGA